One region of Sebastes fasciatus isolate fSebFas1 chromosome 1, fSebFas1.pri, whole genome shotgun sequence genomic DNA includes:
- the LOC141764822 gene encoding uncharacterized protein LOC141764822: MDCSTSISFDEMGDLRCSDLDLPLFTSESLVRVFMFHFSNMKKTQWESMKDGIIDADTFVRLFSLCQDLVETVHTDIVDSLAPHIRNPAGDCSANKSVTMNEIGSRNYHTVTEEDVKASLGNSLYQCLGEVVGVVEEKSKYSEELLQLVAEDVAERVNCTLAFTRQTTPFQGLDMISQVVKILTRCLLKKDQHQVHLEKPDNAFGTQYLDGRSTEPFSSPEPDNETMFEEFGTEKPANAFSTQYLDGRSTDSSMFEKISLLDFDDESMVEFGTEEPDNKLMFEEFNTEEPEYELIFEEFSSEDSDGESMVEFSTEEPDNELMVEEFGTEKPTNEPKVEEFNTEEPDNKLMFEEFSTQDFDGEYMVEFSKEEPDNELMVEEFRTEEPTNEPKVEEFITKEPENDLMVQDFSSDDFDLESTVEFSIEEPGNDLMVEKFGVKKTTNEPKVEVFITREPENDLVLEDFSSLDFDVESMVEFCTVKTENDLVLEDFSSLDSDVESMVEFCTEEPDIKTMVEEFSSKGSIDSSLPSTQTQESGSVKLEETIQKSPSFVKKVRTFFRRKSKVTPVCDVALLEKKQKCSAVIGMFGSVARILRKPFTSCISCGSQDN, translated from the exons ATTTCATTTGATGAAATGGGAGACCTGCGGTGCAGTGATTTGGATCTGCCTCTGTTCACATCAGAGAGTTTGGTCCGagtgttcatgtttcatttctcAAACATGAAAAAAAC TCAATGGGAGTCGATGAAAGACGGCATAATTGATGCTGACACATTCGTACGGCTGTTCAGCCTATGTCAAGATCTTGTGGAGACAGTCCACACCGACATCGTGGATTCTCTGGCACCTCACATTCGCAACCCGGCTGGGGATTGCAGTGCCAACAAATCTGTCACAAT GAACGAGATTGGATCTCGTAACTATCACACAGTGACAGAGGAGGATGTCAAAGCAAGCCTTGGAAATTCACTTTACCAGTGTCTTGGAGAAGTGGTAGGAGTTGTAGAGGAGAAGTCAAAATACTCTGAAGAACTGCTGCAGCTGGTTGCAGAAGATGTGGCTGAGAGGGTCAACTGCACACTGGCTTTTACCAGGCAGACAACCCCTTTCCAAGGATTAGATATGATTTCCCAAGTTGTCAAAATACTGACCAGATGCCTCTTAAAGAAGGACCAACATCAGGTCCACCTTGAGAAACCAGACAATGCGTTCGGTACACAGTATTTAGACGGCAGGTCCACGGAACCGTTCAGCTCACCGGAACCAGACAACGAGACCATGTTTGAGGAGTTTGGCACAGAAAAACCAGCCAACGCCTTCAGTACACAGTACTTAGACGGCAGGTCCACGGACAGCTCCATGTTTGAGAAGATCAGTTTACTGGATTTCGACGATGAGTCCATGGTTGAGTTTGGCACAGAGGAACCTGACAACAAGCTCATGTTTGAGGAGTTCAACACAGAGGAACCTGAATACGAGCTCATATTTGAGGAGTTCAGTTCAGAGGATTCCGACGGCGAGTCCATGGTTGAGTTCAGCACAGAGGAACCTGACAACGAGCTCATGGTTGAGGAGTTTGGCACAGAAAAGCCAACCAACGAGCCCAAGGTTGAGGAGTTCAACACAGAGGAACCTGACAACAAGCTCATGTTTGAGGAGTTCAGTACACAGGATTTCGACGGCGAGTACATGGTTGAGTTCAGCAAAGAGGAACCTGACAACGAGCTCATGGTTGAGGAGTTTCGCACAGAAGAACCAACCAACGAGCCAAAGGTTGAGGAGTTCATCACAAAGGAACCTGAGAACGATCTCATGGTTCAGGACTTCAGTTCAGATGATTTCGACCTCGAGTCCACGGTTGAGTTCAGCATAGAGGAACCTGGCAACGATCTCATGGTTGAGAAGTTTggcgtaaaaaaaacaaccaacgAGCCCAAGGTTGAGGTGTTCATCACAAGGGAACCTGAGAACGATCTCGTGCTTGAGGACTTCAGTTCCCTTGATTTTGACGTTGAGTCCATGGTTGAGTTCTGCACAGTGAAAACTGAAAACGATCTTGTCCTTGAGGACTTCAGTTCACTGGATTCCGACGTTGAGTCCATGGTTGAGTTCTGCACAGAGGAACCAGACATCAAGACCATGGTTGAGGAGTTCAGCTCAAAGGGAAGCATAGACTCTTCTCTACCTTCTACTCAAACTCAGGAGTCTGGATCTGTAAAGCTGGAGGAGACTATACAAAAATCCCCcagctttgttaaaaaagtgAGGACGTTTTTCAGAAGAAAAAGTAAAGTAACTCCAGTCTGTGATGTCGCCCTCCTGGAGAAGAAACAGAAATGCTCAGCCGTCATTGGGATGTTCGGTTCCGTGGCCAGGATTCTAAGGAAGCCCTTCACCAGCTGCATCAGCTGTGGATCACAGGACAACTAG